In the genome of Actinomadura graeca, one region contains:
- a CDS encoding DUF5753 domain-containing protein, with the protein MGTLWLPTRDPDALTRPRLLLAARLRALRERNGVVVEAAGATIGSLPLLEAMERGVTASDPHHVMALASLYEVNDHAARLHLLQLALNSREEGWWAPYRGVIRSWFLPYLGAEQAAEIIRSYTVGAVPDLLQHPAYAEKLIRWGHQGAGEEELAKRLELLLRRQRILHGADPPRLWAIIDETALRRRMGTAEITYRQLEHLLDLCELPHVVIQIMPLTVGHDLPRGPITLVKVLRDQDVRQVVYLQQFNAAFYPDYERRHLYVMDLLAVVAEPPARTPALLRQMIADL; encoded by the coding sequence GTGGGCACGTTATGGCTGCCGACACGCGACCCTGACGCGCTGACACGCCCCCGGCTGCTGCTGGCCGCCCGGCTCCGCGCCCTGCGCGAGCGCAACGGCGTGGTGGTGGAGGCGGCGGGCGCGACGATCGGGTCGCTGCCGCTGCTGGAGGCGATGGAGCGGGGCGTGACGGCCTCCGACCCGCACCACGTCATGGCCCTGGCGTCCCTGTACGAGGTGAACGACCACGCCGCCCGCCTGCACCTGCTGCAACTGGCCCTCAACTCGCGCGAGGAGGGCTGGTGGGCCCCCTACCGCGGCGTCATCCGGTCCTGGTTCCTGCCGTATCTCGGCGCGGAGCAGGCCGCCGAGATCATCCGTTCCTACACCGTCGGCGCCGTCCCCGACCTGCTGCAACATCCCGCCTACGCCGAGAAGCTGATCCGCTGGGGGCACCAGGGCGCCGGCGAGGAGGAGCTGGCCAAGCGGCTGGAGCTGCTGCTGCGGCGGCAGCGGATCCTGCACGGGGCCGATCCGCCCCGGCTCTGGGCGATCATCGACGAGACGGCCCTGCGCCGGCGCATGGGCACCGCCGAGATCACCTACCGGCAGCTGGAACACCTGCTGGACCTGTGCGAGCTGCCGCACGTCGTCATCCAGATCATGCCGCTGACCGTGGGCCATGACCTGCCGCGCGGCCCGATCACGCTCGTGAAGGTCCTGCGCGACCAGGACGTGCGCCAGGTGGTCTACCTCCAGCAGTTCAACGCCGCCTTCTACCCCGACTACGAGCGGCGGCACCTGTACGTGATGGACCTGCTGGCGGTCGTCGCCGAACCCCCCGCCCGCACCCCGGCCCTGTTGCGGCAAATGATCGCCGACCTGTGA